The Chryseobacterium scophthalmum genome has a window encoding:
- the tilS gene encoding tRNA lysidine(34) synthetase TilS has protein sequence MLTQFAFEKQLQNLTQSSGNSTYLLAVSGGADSMVLAYLFNELQGSGYKFQVAHINYKLRGEDSDSDQKVVEDFCYKNNIKFHLYEVSEKDEQPENSIQLWARELRYRFFREIQEKENLDFLVTAHHLNDQLETFIINLSKASGINGLSGIPANENNILRPLLNFSKEEIYQFAEENNINFREDLSNKKSDYLRNKIRNELVPKLSETNDQFLENFKKSISFLNQTKDFVTHQIQIIEKNLSVFNKEHKILSKEKLAQESDFVQFEILKKYGFNRPEEIQKIFSSENGSSFFSEDYHLTVDREGLILKVKNFSKEINPEIILVENFDSHQDQTSINIKNYIEDGKSFSWVFDTDKLQFPLYLRKQKDGDEFYPSGFSGKKKVSKFFRDEKLSALTREKIWILCDAKDYILGIVPLRQDRRSEAEVNTQKTTTVQWIEEQPIL, from the coding sequence ATGCTTACACAATTCGCATTTGAAAAACAGCTTCAAAATCTTACCCAATCATCCGGTAACTCAACCTATCTTTTAGCGGTAAGCGGAGGTGCAGATTCTATGGTTTTAGCGTATCTTTTTAATGAGTTACAAGGTTCGGGATACAAGTTTCAGGTTGCGCATATTAATTATAAACTTCGGGGTGAAGATTCTGATTCTGATCAGAAAGTAGTCGAAGATTTTTGCTACAAGAATAATATTAAATTTCATTTATATGAAGTTTCGGAAAAAGATGAGCAGCCGGAAAATTCTATTCAGCTTTGGGCGCGCGAACTTCGTTACCGATTCTTCAGAGAAATTCAGGAGAAAGAAAATCTGGATTTTTTGGTAACCGCTCATCATCTGAATGATCAGTTGGAAACCTTTATCATCAACCTTTCAAAAGCTTCCGGAATTAATGGTTTAAGCGGAATTCCGGCCAATGAAAATAATATTCTGAGACCATTATTAAATTTTTCAAAAGAAGAAATTTATCAATTTGCCGAAGAAAACAATATTAATTTCCGCGAAGATCTTTCCAATAAAAAAAGTGATTATCTGAGAAATAAGATCAGGAATGAATTGGTTCCTAAACTTTCTGAAACCAACGATCAGTTTTTAGAAAACTTCAAAAAAAGTATTTCTTTTCTTAATCAAACCAAAGATTTTGTTACTCATCAGATTCAAATCATAGAAAAAAATCTTTCTGTATTTAACAAAGAGCACAAAATCTTATCAAAAGAAAAGCTGGCTCAGGAAAGTGATTTCGTACAATTTGAGATTCTAAAAAAATATGGCTTTAACCGACCGGAAGAAATTCAGAAAATTTTCTCTTCTGAAAACGGAAGTTCTTTTTTTTCAGAAGATTATCATTTAACAGTCGATAGAGAAGGTTTAATTTTAAAGGTAAAAAACTTTTCAAAAGAAATAAATCCTGAAATAATCTTAGTTGAAAATTTTGATTCTCACCAAGATCAGACATCTATCAATATTAAAAATTATATTGAAGATGGTAAATCTTTTAGTTGGGTTTTTGATACTGACAAACTTCAGTTCCCTTTATATCTGAGGAAACAAAAAGATGGCGATGAGTTTTATCCTTCAGGTTTTTCAGGAAAAAAGAAGGTATCTAAGTTTTTCAGAGATGAAAAATTATCTGCTTTAACTAGAGAAAAAATATGGATTTTGTGCGATGCCAAAGATTACATTTTAGGAATCGTTCCGCTAAGACAGGATCGCAGATCTGAGGCAGAAGTTAATACACAAAAAACAACCACAGTACAATGGATAGAAGAACAGCCAATTCTTTAG
- a CDS encoding RNA polymerase sigma factor yields MDRRTANSLAIEDFQKNSNVAFGILYQNYFVYVKKYILNNKGNSEDAEDIFQDSLLILYEKLHRDNFEAYTCLGNYIVGISKNLWLKRLKNRHFYIEFPDTYFIENQQEINLAIENEKYYWEKLTGYIKAISSHCQNLIQDIFIKNKSIEEIQDKYKYSSKHNAQNQKYKCVEQIRKIKDKTF; encoded by the coding sequence ATGGATAGAAGAACAGCCAATTCTTTAGCCATAGAAGATTTCCAAAAAAACAGCAATGTAGCTTTCGGTATTTTGTACCAAAATTATTTTGTTTACGTAAAAAAATACATTCTTAATAATAAAGGAAATTCTGAGGATGCCGAAGATATTTTTCAGGATTCGCTACTTATTCTTTACGAGAAACTGCATCGTGATAATTTTGAAGCCTACACTTGTTTGGGAAATTATATTGTAGGAATTTCTAAAAATCTATGGCTGAAAAGATTAAAAAACAGGCATTTTTATATAGAATTTCCGGATACTTATTTCATAGAAAATCAGCAGGAAATTAACCTTGCGATTGAAAACGAAAAATATTATTGGGAAAAACTGACGGGATATATTAAAGCCATTTCTTCACATTGTCAGAATTTAATTCAGGATATTTTTATAAAAAATAAAAGCATTGAAGAGATTCAGGATAAATATAAATATTCCAGCAAGCATAATGCGCAAAACCAAAAATACAAATGCGTAGAACAGATCCGGAAAATAAAAGATAAAACTTTTTAA
- a CDS encoding redoxin domain-containing protein gives MFKTIIFSTFLFLGIFVSAQKEKGINFQDVNLEAAKKIAQKENKLIFIDLFTTWCGPCKLMKKNTFTDEKIGELFNKNFVNLAIDAEKDKDGLQLVKKYKIVNYPSFLFLDKNGELIQYDFGYYNAQQFSGVGMAVLDKAFSKNTVKTIDQVKGKMVGDKIADFSAKDHLGKTFTLSKEKEKIVLVFIRGQWCPYCNKYVESLQNISPELKAKNAKLVIISPEKPEFIEKTIAKTKTDYTVLYDEDYKIAEMFDVLYTPEQKTLDFYNSRLKGDFTDSRSDNSGRLPVSATFIINENKEISWRHFNPDYKERASLEDILKQL, from the coding sequence ATGTTCAAAACAATTATATTCAGCACATTCCTGTTTTTAGGGATTTTTGTAAGTGCGCAAAAAGAAAAAGGCATCAATTTTCAGGATGTAAATCTTGAAGCCGCAAAAAAAATCGCCCAAAAAGAAAACAAACTTATTTTCATCGATTTATTTACAACCTGGTGCGGACCATGTAAACTGATGAAAAAGAATACCTTTACTGATGAGAAAATCGGAGAACTTTTCAACAAAAACTTTGTAAATCTTGCGATTGATGCTGAAAAAGATAAAGACGGACTTCAGCTTGTAAAAAAATATAAAATTGTAAACTATCCTTCGTTTTTATTTTTAGATAAGAATGGAGAGTTGATTCAATATGATTTCGGATATTATAATGCACAACAGTTTTCGGGAGTTGGAATGGCTGTTTTAGATAAAGCTTTTTCAAAAAATACGGTTAAAACAATCGATCAGGTAAAAGGAAAAATGGTGGGCGATAAAATTGCTGATTTTTCGGCTAAAGATCATTTAGGAAAAACATTTACTTTATCAAAAGAAAAGGAGAAGATCGTTTTGGTTTTCATTCGCGGGCAATGGTGTCCTTACTGTAACAAATATGTTGAAAGTCTGCAAAATATTTCACCTGAGTTGAAAGCAAAAAATGCAAAACTGGTTATTATTTCGCCAGAAAAGCCTGAGTTTATTGAAAAAACCATCGCTAAAACAAAAACAGATTACACCGTTTTGTACGATGAAGATTATAAAATTGCCGAAATGTTTGATGTACTTTACACTCCGGAACAAAAAACGCTTGATTTTTACAATTCAAGATTAAAAGGTGATTTTACAGACAGCAGATCAGATAATTCTGGAAGACTTCCGGTTTCTGCAACGTTCATTATTAATGAAAATAAAGAAATTTCGTGGAGACATTTTAATCCTGATTATAAAGAAAGAGCTTCGTTGGAAGACATCTTAAAACAGTTATAA
- a CDS encoding protein-disulfide reductase DsbD family protein translates to MWFKSLNKTFLLFFLVLFVGISAQIKNPVKFKFTVNELGNNQYEAVLNATLESGWHIYSRDIPEDTGIPTEYVVSGKNIELIGKFQEVGKKHEEFSEAFGGTIIYYSNSAGFKQKFKLKDPTKAGDVVAEITYQTCDDRVCLAPNTLEFNKKITPTGATEETLTDDKTEVAKDSAKVVETLTGNPVKGDSTIVETAKLDPKQLKVASIDISKPLTDCGTGSSKIDENYWTYLLLGFIGGLIALLTPCVFPMIPLTVSFFTKGNKNPAKGKRDALVYGFFILLIFVLLSLPFHLIDGIAGNIFNEISTNVWLNIVFFIIFIFFAGSFFGYYDITLPSSIANKSSKAEEAGGMIGIFFMALTLVIVSFSCTGPILGSLLGSAITGSANVPMLLTFALAGFGLAWAIVFGLLALFPQALQSLPKSGGWMNTVKVVLGFVELALALKFLSKADLVSKTFLIKRELFIAIWIVIAIGLVIYLFGLIRFPHDDKKPKISVTRKIIGVLGIGFVVYLVQGLIPAERPKLSLLSGILPPLNVSYFHDEKDGILGMHPEHDFFNAIELAKKENKPILIDFTGYGCENCRKMEEFVWSEPDILPILQNDVVLASLYVDDKEELPEDQKTKIDLGDGQVKKVKTIGDRWSLFQTANFNNNSQPHYVLLTPDGKVINSPVSGYMEKEKFKKFLECGVNYFKNNK, encoded by the coding sequence ATGTGGTTTAAATCACTTAATAAAACATTTCTTCTTTTTTTTCTTGTACTTTTTGTAGGAATTTCAGCACAGATCAAAAATCCTGTAAAATTCAAATTCACCGTTAACGAATTGGGCAACAATCAGTATGAAGCTGTTTTGAATGCTACACTGGAAAGCGGATGGCATATTTACTCCAGAGATATTCCTGAAGACACAGGAATCCCTACAGAATATGTGGTTTCGGGAAAAAACATTGAACTGATTGGTAAATTTCAGGAAGTCGGAAAAAAGCATGAAGAATTTTCTGAAGCTTTCGGCGGAACGATTATTTACTATTCAAATTCTGCAGGTTTTAAGCAAAAATTTAAACTAAAAGACCCAACAAAAGCTGGAGATGTAGTTGCAGAAATTACTTATCAGACGTGTGACGACAGAGTTTGTCTTGCTCCGAATACTTTAGAATTCAATAAAAAAATTACTCCAACAGGAGCTACAGAAGAAACTCTAACCGACGATAAAACTGAGGTAGCTAAAGATTCTGCTAAAGTTGTTGAAACGCTTACCGGAAATCCTGTAAAAGGAGATTCTACAATCGTTGAGACCGCAAAATTAGATCCTAAACAATTAAAAGTAGCTTCGATTGATATTTCAAAACCATTAACAGATTGCGGAACTGGTTCATCTAAAATTGATGAAAATTATTGGACATATCTTTTATTAGGTTTCATTGGTGGTTTGATCGCTTTATTAACACCATGCGTTTTCCCAATGATTCCATTAACGGTTTCTTTCTTTACAAAGGGGAATAAAAACCCGGCAAAAGGAAAAAGAGACGCTTTGGTTTATGGGTTTTTCATCCTTTTAATCTTTGTTTTATTAAGCCTTCCTTTCCATTTAATTGATGGAATTGCAGGAAATATTTTCAACGAAATTTCTACCAACGTTTGGCTGAATATCGTTTTCTTTATCATCTTTATTTTCTTTGCAGGAAGTTTCTTCGGATACTACGATATTACTCTACCAAGCTCTATTGCCAACAAATCTTCAAAAGCAGAAGAAGCTGGCGGAATGATTGGTATTTTCTTCATGGCTTTAACTTTAGTAATTGTTTCTTTCTCTTGTACAGGTCCTATTTTGGGAAGTTTACTGGGAAGTGCTATTACAGGTTCTGCAAACGTTCCGATGTTATTAACATTTGCTTTGGCTGGTTTCGGATTGGCTTGGGCGATCGTTTTCGGATTATTGGCTTTATTCCCGCAAGCTTTACAAAGTCTTCCAAAATCGGGGGGCTGGATGAATACTGTGAAAGTTGTTTTAGGTTTTGTGGAATTGGCTTTGGCTTTAAAATTCTTATCAAAAGCAGATTTAGTTTCTAAAACATTCTTAATTAAAAGAGAACTATTCATCGCAATCTGGATTGTAATTGCCATCGGATTGGTTATTTATTTATTCGGGTTGATAAGATTTCCTCATGATGATAAGAAGCCGAAAATTTCTGTTACAAGAAAAATCATCGGAGTTTTAGGAATTGGTTTTGTTGTTTATTTAGTTCAGGGATTAATTCCTGCAGAACGTCCAAAATTATCATTATTAAGCGGAATTTTGCCTCCTTTGAATGTTAGTTATTTCCATGATGAAAAAGACGGAATTTTGGGAATGCATCCTGAACATGATTTCTTTAACGCTATAGAATTGGCCAAAAAAGAAAACAAACCAATTCTAATCGACTTTACAGGGTACGGTTGTGAAAACTGTAGAAAAATGGAAGAATTCGTTTGGAGCGAACCGGATATTTTACCAATTCTTCAAAACGACGTTGTTCTTGCCTCTCTTTATGTAGACGACAAAGAAGAGCTTCCTGAAGATCAAAAAACTAAAATCGATTTGGGAGACGGACAGGTGAAAAAAGTAAAAACAATTGGCGACAGATGGAGCTTGTTCCAGACCGCTAATTTTAATAATAATTCGCAGCCTCATTACGTTCTTTTAACTCCGGATGGAAAAGTAATCAATTCTCCAGTTTCAGGTTATATGGAAAAAGAGAAATTCAAAAAATTCCTTGAATGTGGTGTCAATTACTTCAAGAATAATAAATAA
- a CDS encoding ExbD/TolR family protein — MAEVITKEKSGGKQNKKPIKIDMTPMVDLNFLLLMFFMFTSSFTKPNVMDLGLPAKDPNPNPPHVIDDKNQITFIIGENNRIFYHQSNEKDLTEAGLKETDYNGLNVSKIISNAYEQAPKKENFTIIVKPTDDANYKNFVDMMDNISISKKERYGISDIKPWEKKVYENVIK; from the coding sequence ATGGCTGAAGTTATCACAAAAGAAAAATCAGGAGGCAAACAAAACAAGAAACCTATCAAAATCGATATGACTCCGATGGTCGATTTAAATTTTTTATTATTGATGTTTTTCATGTTTACATCAAGTTTTACAAAACCTAATGTAATGGATTTAGGGTTGCCGGCAAAAGATCCTAATCCAAACCCGCCCCATGTTATTGATGACAAAAATCAAATTACTTTTATCATTGGAGAAAACAACAGGATTTTTTATCATCAAAGTAATGAAAAAGATCTTACAGAAGCAGGTTTAAAAGAAACAGATTATAACGGTTTGAATGTTTCAAAAATAATTTCTAATGCTTATGAACAAGCTCCGAAAAAAGAAAATTTCACAATTATTGTAAAACCTACCGATGATGCGAATTACAAAAATTTCGTAGATATGATGGATAATATTTCAATCTCGAAAAAAGAACGATACGGAATAAGCGACATCAAACCCTGGGAAAAGAAAGTTTACGAAAACGTAATAAAATAA
- a CDS encoding alpha/beta fold hydrolase, whose translation MLNFEKKGQGKETLVLLHGFMENISIWIDLEKHLSKDFTLLKIDLPGHGKSDTLAEVHTMEMMAEEVKKVLDHQNFKNIHLLGHSMGGYVSLAFAEQYSDYLKSLTLFFSNYFPDDAEKKEQRKKSYRIIKDAFAHYARAGIPNLFNPNERDVLEGKIETALEVALSTNNLGALACVKGMVERTDKKHVLENLECRILVLAGKHDNAVKTENTINNLPDRTNIKSYVLDCGHNGHWEKPSICAEIINTELLHHLPKNLVL comes from the coding sequence ATGCTCAATTTTGAAAAAAAAGGACAAGGGAAAGAGACGTTGGTTCTGCTTCATGGTTTTATGGAAAACATTTCAATCTGGATCGACCTTGAAAAACATCTTTCCAAAGATTTTACTTTACTGAAAATAGATCTTCCGGGACATGGAAAATCGGATACCTTAGCCGAAGTTCACACCATGGAAATGATGGCAGAAGAAGTAAAAAAAGTTTTAGATCATCAAAATTTTAAAAATATCCATTTGCTCGGTCACTCGATGGGCGGTTACGTTTCTTTAGCATTTGCCGAGCAATATTCTGATTATTTAAAAAGTCTGACTTTATTTTTCTCTAACTATTTTCCGGATGATGCTGAGAAAAAAGAACAGCGTAAGAAAAGCTACAGAATAATAAAAGATGCTTTTGCGCATTATGCAAGAGCCGGAATCCCTAATTTATTTAATCCTAATGAAAGAGATGTTCTGGAAGGCAAAATAGAAACCGCTCTGGAAGTTGCACTATCTACGAATAATCTCGGAGCTTTAGCCTGCGTAAAAGGAATGGTGGAAAGAACAGACAAAAAACATGTTTTAGAAAACCTGGAATGCCGCATTTTAGTTCTTGCCGGAAAACATGACAATGCAGTAAAAACTGAAAATACAATCAATAATCTTCCCGATCGTACCAATATCAAATCCTATGTTCTTGATTGCGGACACAACGGTCATTGGGAAAAACCTTCTATTTGTGCCGAAATAATCAACACAGAACTTCTTCATCATTTACCAAAAAATTTGGTTCTTTAG
- a CDS encoding patatin-like phospholipase family protein — protein sequence MNLFSFKKKKPIIGLTLSGGGMRGIAHIAVLKALEEYNLKPDIISGTSAGSIVGAFYSFGKTPDEMMEIVKQTTFFSRSYLKLSRNGIFSSKFILKLFNDHFPEDDFKILKIPVYVTATEMTHGIVDFFSEGELFGPLLASSSVPFVLPPVKIGEKIYVDGGVLDNLPIEPIVDKCDFLIGSHVNSISYDGLENMSLMKEFDRILHLAIAKSVYSKASHCDIFLDPPKMTKFSLFNKKFLDVMFQEVYEYTCNDLEERGYKKL from the coding sequence ATGAATTTATTTTCTTTCAAAAAAAAGAAACCCATTATAGGACTTACACTTTCCGGAGGCGGAATGCGGGGAATCGCCCATATTGCTGTTTTAAAAGCGCTGGAAGAATACAATCTTAAACCCGATATTATTTCAGGAACGAGTGCAGGATCTATTGTTGGTGCATTTTATTCTTTCGGGAAAACACCTGATGAAATGATGGAGATTGTAAAGCAAACCACCTTTTTCTCACGTTCTTATCTGAAGCTTTCCAGAAACGGGATTTTCAGCTCAAAATTTATTCTTAAACTTTTTAATGATCATTTTCCAGAAGATGATTTTAAAATTTTAAAAATTCCCGTATATGTTACCGCAACGGAAATGACTCACGGCATTGTAGATTTTTTCTCTGAAGGAGAACTTTTCGGGCCTCTTCTAGCCTCTTCAAGCGTGCCTTTTGTTTTACCTCCTGTAAAAATTGGTGAAAAAATTTATGTCGACGGCGGAGTTTTAGACAACCTTCCGATAGAACCAATTGTTGACAAATGCGATTTCCTGATTGGCTCTCACGTAAATTCTATCAGTTATGACGGATTGGAAAACATGAGTTTAATGAAAGAATTTGACCGTATTTTACATTTAGCAATTGCGAAGTCTGTTTATTCTAAAGCAAGTCATTGCGACATATTTTTAGACCCTCCAAAAATGACAAAATTCAGTTTATTCAACAAAAAATTTCTGGACGTAATGTTTCAGGAAGTTTATGAATACACCTGTAATGATCTTGAAGAAAGAGGTTACAAAAAGTTATAA
- a CDS encoding DHH family phosphoesterase produces MFTPSELLEINKLLVPENKIVILTHYNPDGDAIGSSLGLKHYLKAKGLEAEVVVPNDFPKFLKWMPEAKKNIIGEYKRKVAFDIINEADVIFCLDFNSPARIGILGDWLMRAKAKKILIDHHQQPEDFDFVYSDTVIPATCQMVYHFIEAMDDEKLVNQDIAECLYTGIMTDTGGFRFRSTSATTHRIVANLIEKGADPSVITSNTWDTNTVSRLHLLALILGRIEVVNDGKVAVLYLTRKELQEYGFQKGDTEGFVNYGLSIVGVKMAAFFMEDLYEDFIKISFRSKDDVDVNQFSRKYFSGGGHINAAGGKSMESLPDTIETFKSRIAEENL; encoded by the coding sequence ATGTTTACACCTTCAGAACTTTTAGAAATCAACAAGCTTCTTGTACCGGAAAATAAAATTGTTATTCTTACCCATTACAATCCGGATGGAGATGCTATTGGCTCTAGTTTAGGCTTAAAACATTACTTAAAAGCAAAAGGTTTGGAAGCTGAGGTTGTTGTTCCCAACGATTTTCCAAAATTCCTGAAATGGATGCCTGAAGCGAAGAAAAATATTATTGGTGAATACAAAAGAAAAGTTGCTTTTGATATTATTAATGAAGCAGATGTTATTTTCTGTTTAGATTTCAATTCTCCTGCGAGAATAGGGATTTTGGGTGATTGGTTGATGAGAGCGAAAGCGAAAAAAATTCTTATCGATCACCATCAGCAACCTGAAGATTTTGATTTTGTATATTCCGATACTGTTATTCCAGCGACTTGTCAGATGGTTTATCATTTCATTGAAGCGATGGACGATGAAAAATTGGTTAATCAAGATATTGCAGAATGCCTTTACACCGGAATTATGACTGATACAGGTGGTTTCCGTTTCCGTTCTACAAGTGCTACAACGCACAGGATTGTTGCTAATCTGATTGAAAAAGGTGCAGATCCGTCTGTGATTACTTCTAATACTTGGGATACGAATACCGTTTCACGTTTGCATTTATTAGCCTTGATTTTAGGTAGAATAGAGGTGGTAAATGACGGGAAAGTTGCGGTTTTGTATTTAACAAGAAAAGAACTTCAGGAATATGGTTTCCAGAAAGGAGATACAGAAGGTTTTGTAAATTACGGACTGAGTATTGTCGGAGTAAAAATGGCTGCGTTTTTCATGGAAGATCTTTACGAAGATTTCATTAAAATTTCTTTCAGAAGTAAAGATGATGTAGATGTGAATCAGTTTTCTAGAAAATATTTCAGCGGTGGAGGTCACATCAATGCAGCAGGAGGAAAATCGATGGAATCTTTACCAGATACGATTGAAACTTTTAAAAGTAGAATTGCGGAGGAGAATTTGTAG